The following nucleotide sequence is from Deinococcus aerius.
GGTGACCCTCACCAGCCGCCGCCAGGACGAGGTGGAGGCCGCCGCCGGGCAGATCGGCCACGGCGCTCGGGGCGTGGTGTGCGACGTGCGCGACCCACAGGCCCTTCAGCAGGCGGTGGACGCCCACGTGGAAGCGTTCGGCGGGCTGGACGTGCTGTTCGTGAACGCGGGCGTCGGCAACTTCGCCAACATCGAGGACCTGACTGTCGAGCAGTGGCGGGAGGTGATCGACACCAACCTCAGCGGCGCCTTCTACACCGTCAAGGCGGCGATCCCGGCCCTCAAGCGCCGGGGCGGGTACATCTTCACGCTCTCCAGCCTGGCGGGCCGCAACCCCTTTGCGGGCGGCGCGGCATACAACGCGAGCAAGTTCGGGCTCAACGGCCTCTCGGAAGTGCTGACCCTCGA
It contains:
- a CDS encoding SDR family oxidoreductase, which translates into the protein MTQSDSQGRSAFVTGASKGIGFAVARALAGAGYAVTLTSRRQDEVEAAAGQIGHGARGVVCDVRDPQALQQAVDAHVEAFGGLDVLFVNAGVGNFANIEDLTVEQWREVIDTNLSGAFYTVKAAIPALKRRGGYIFTLSSLAGRNPFAGGAAYNASKFGLNGLSEVLTLDLRGHDIKVTQIMPGSVATHFAGHTPTEADAWKIQPEDIAQLTLDLLEMPARTLPSRIEVRPSKPPKR